A single genomic interval of Stieleria maiorica harbors:
- a CDS encoding DUF1598 domain-containing protein — translation MSRPHRIASLACVVAITIAVFTSTADHCCMAAPPADPTRADQAIKAGEFSVAKSLPAETIPGTRDRWLAQVASAQSLSGESSAAAATVRQIETPADRQSVLNNSMGAVRRGAPQGGGSFADFDSLMNLIETTVVPDTWEALGGNSTMAPYPQGVYVDAAGTVEIAHLPSDDQSLAKGAIANLDALLAADLESQTRDWRAPSEMRFVSLRRLRDEITARRMTGVPLGDSLLNLAGLSRVQYLFLTDDDIILAAPTSGIDLDRGWYVDRQSGRATLRSDFLARCLAASQAGTPFGCTIDPTPAGMQAAMEVAGQIRSGQIPIGKSADQLQSALGMQRVEVFGAAGDTSVALLMVEADRHMKQLALGQQPMPEGVANYLDVVDDMIDQGPPNGLLLRLWFTAQRQAVRCDSEKRVFEIAGNAVRLSGENQRALADGGRGDVTVDPRSAQFVAGFNRNWARIRDQYPVYGALESLYRVAAVSHLIDRFGAEGVHRDLASALASEDEARDWNLPAPKQVESIATMHTVRKGNKRHHVLLASGGVSVATDATVKSAIATYPTLDGHASLVRQRPVAVNHWWWDGR, via the coding sequence ATGAGTCGACCCCATCGCATTGCGAGCTTGGCTTGCGTCGTTGCAATCACGATTGCCGTGTTCACGTCGACCGCAGATCATTGTTGCATGGCAGCCCCACCGGCCGACCCAACCCGGGCGGATCAAGCGATCAAGGCCGGGGAGTTTTCGGTCGCCAAATCGCTGCCTGCCGAAACCATACCCGGCACCCGTGACCGCTGGCTGGCCCAGGTGGCGAGCGCTCAATCGCTTTCGGGCGAATCGTCGGCCGCTGCCGCCACGGTGCGACAGATCGAAACACCGGCTGATCGCCAAAGCGTCCTCAACAATTCGATGGGTGCCGTTCGCCGCGGGGCACCTCAGGGTGGCGGCAGCTTTGCCGATTTTGATTCGCTGATGAATCTGATCGAGACCACCGTCGTTCCCGACACGTGGGAAGCGCTCGGAGGCAATAGCACGATGGCACCGTATCCCCAAGGCGTTTACGTGGATGCCGCTGGGACGGTTGAAATCGCTCACTTGCCCAGTGATGACCAATCACTTGCCAAGGGGGCGATCGCCAATCTGGACGCGCTGTTGGCCGCCGATCTGGAATCCCAGACCCGAGACTGGCGTGCCCCCTCCGAAATGCGTTTCGTTTCGCTGCGACGATTGCGAGACGAGATCACGGCGCGACGGATGACCGGTGTACCGCTGGGCGACAGTCTGTTGAATCTGGCCGGCCTCTCTCGCGTTCAGTATTTGTTCCTGACCGATGACGACATCATTTTGGCGGCTCCGACCAGCGGGATCGATTTGGATCGCGGCTGGTATGTAGACCGCCAGTCGGGACGTGCGACCTTGCGAAGCGATTTCCTGGCTCGTTGTCTGGCCGCCAGCCAAGCCGGTACACCGTTCGGATGCACGATCGATCCGACGCCGGCGGGAATGCAAGCGGCGATGGAGGTCGCCGGTCAGATTCGTTCGGGCCAAATCCCGATCGGCAAATCGGCTGACCAGCTGCAGAGCGCACTTGGGATGCAACGCGTCGAAGTGTTCGGTGCCGCCGGTGACACCTCGGTCGCGTTGTTGATGGTCGAAGCCGATCGCCACATGAAACAACTGGCTTTGGGCCAGCAACCGATGCCCGAAGGTGTCGCCAACTACCTGGACGTGGTCGATGACATGATCGACCAAGGGCCGCCCAACGGGTTGCTGTTACGGTTGTGGTTCACGGCCCAACGACAAGCGGTTCGCTGCGACAGCGAAAAACGTGTTTTCGAAATCGCCGGCAATGCCGTTCGGCTGAGCGGTGAAAACCAACGGGCATTGGCCGACGGTGGACGCGGCGATGTCACGGTCGATCCGCGCAGCGCACAGTTCGTCGCCGGATTCAACCGAAACTGGGCTCGCATCCGTGACCAGTACCCGGTCTATGGAGCGCTGGAATCGCTTTATCGAGTCGCAGCGGTTTCGCACTTGATCGACCGGTTCGGGGCCGAGGGCGTGCACCGCGATCTGGCTTCGGCGTTGGCGTCCGAAGACGAAGCGCGGGATTGGAATCTGCCGGCACCTAAACAGGTCGAATCGATCGCGACGATGCACACGGTTCGCAAAGGAAACAAGCGACACCACGTGTTGTTGGCCAGCGGTGGTGTATCGGTGGCGACCGACGCGACGGTGAAGTCGGCCATCGCAACCTACCCGACACTTGATGGGCACGCGTCCCTGGTCCGACAACGACCGGTCGCGGTGAATCATTGGTGGTGGGACGGCCGGTAG
- a CDS encoding arginyltransferase: MKYESPSKSSDPLNRIDASEHDFAKKGLVVVYDSLQECPYLDGKVARMPLEYPKRRVSPDDLDRLLRLGYRRAGTMLYRTQCPDCNECIATRVDVRQFRLTRSMKRILNRSDRELEVAWGRVQIDAERLRLFNGHRAARQLSQRGPADLADYHEFLVATCVETAELTFRLGGKLIGISIVDLGRDSLNAVYTHFDPVFGRYCIGTLAVLKQIQWAIETERTYVYLGLFVAENRHLNYKERFRPQQRLLDGVWQTVAEANGPDAD; the protein is encoded by the coding sequence ATGAAATACGAGTCACCCTCGAAATCGTCCGATCCTCTCAATCGGATCGACGCCAGCGAACATGACTTCGCCAAGAAGGGGTTGGTGGTCGTCTACGACTCGCTGCAGGAGTGTCCGTATCTGGACGGAAAAGTAGCGCGGATGCCGTTGGAGTATCCCAAACGCCGGGTTTCGCCGGACGACCTGGATCGGCTGTTGCGACTCGGTTACCGTCGCGCCGGAACCATGCTGTACCGGACTCAGTGTCCTGATTGCAACGAGTGCATTGCCACCCGCGTGGACGTCCGACAATTTCGCTTGACCCGTTCGATGAAACGGATCCTCAATCGGTCCGATCGGGAGTTGGAGGTCGCGTGGGGCAGGGTGCAGATCGATGCGGAGCGATTGCGGTTGTTCAATGGGCACCGAGCGGCGCGGCAACTTTCGCAACGCGGGCCTGCGGATTTGGCCGATTACCACGAGTTTCTGGTCGCGACCTGCGTCGAAACGGCGGAATTAACGTTCCGCCTGGGTGGGAAACTGATCGGAATCTCGATCGTCGATTTGGGCCGCGATTCGCTCAACGCCGTCTACACCCACTTCGACCCCGTCTTCGGACGCTATTGCATCGGCACCCTGGCGGTGCTCAAGCAGATCCAGTGGGCCATCGAAACCGAACGAACGTACGTGTATTTGGGCCTGTTCGTCGCCGAAAACCGTCACCTGAATTACAAAGAACGTTTCCGTCCCCAGCAACGACTCTTGGACGGTGTTTGGCAGACGGTCGCGGAGGCCAATGGCCCTGATGCAGATTGA
- a CDS encoding DUF1598 domain-containing protein, translating into MTRLFRTYLLAALAAAFFTSGSSVYGQDNGGGGGGGTNINFAQPIAGVDIDAQGVLKVRQFDPRVARQRLMAARQMRDNDLMRGSKLRKVSLQRMEAALQEQLAAGGAIGDDLKTLAGLTSIQYVFYYPETRDIVVAGPAEGFVADPTERFVGIESGKPTVLLEDLATALRAFAPGQPATGVISVSIDPTQEGLQRMQQFLASVRGRVQPSDAARLAVGLKNNLGLQDVTIRGIPTDTHFARVLVEADYRMKLIGIGLERLPMRFQSYVDRANPSAVAANAMERWYFQPRYDGIAVSEDGLAMKINERGVELVGENERVSGGKRTITRRVNKASQAFCQEFTDKFPAIADQVRVYAELRQLMDVSIAAAYIQEQDFYGQAEWAMPVLGNESALTVQTYTAPEQVETAVNAVWRGNTLMTPLGGGVQMMPRKALAKETLVVDREGRNNEVKQSAGPSDLKDGQWWWD; encoded by the coding sequence ATGACACGTCTTTTCCGCACCTATTTGCTTGCCGCGCTCGCCGCAGCCTTCTTCACGTCTGGATCCAGCGTCTACGGCCAGGATAACGGCGGCGGTGGCGGCGGCGGAACCAACATCAACTTTGCCCAGCCGATCGCTGGCGTTGATATCGATGCCCAAGGCGTTTTGAAAGTCCGCCAATTCGATCCGCGTGTCGCTCGGCAGCGTCTGATGGCCGCCCGCCAGATGCGTGACAACGACCTGATGCGTGGTAGCAAACTGCGAAAAGTCTCGCTGCAACGCATGGAAGCGGCACTCCAGGAACAACTCGCCGCCGGAGGGGCGATCGGTGACGATTTGAAAACCCTGGCGGGTCTGACCTCGATCCAATACGTGTTCTATTACCCCGAAACGCGGGACATCGTGGTCGCCGGGCCGGCCGAAGGTTTTGTCGCCGACCCCACCGAACGCTTCGTGGGGATCGAATCCGGTAAGCCCACCGTGCTGCTGGAAGACCTCGCGACCGCCTTGCGTGCGTTTGCCCCAGGGCAACCCGCGACCGGCGTGATCAGCGTGTCGATCGATCCGACCCAGGAGGGGCTGCAACGGATGCAGCAATTCCTCGCTTCGGTCCGCGGCCGGGTTCAACCGAGTGACGCGGCGCGGTTGGCCGTCGGTTTGAAAAACAATTTGGGGCTGCAAGACGTCACGATTCGCGGGATCCCGACCGACACGCACTTCGCCCGCGTGCTGGTGGAAGCGGACTATCGCATGAAACTGATCGGGATCGGCCTGGAACGGTTGCCGATGCGATTCCAAAGCTACGTCGATCGAGCGAACCCGTCGGCGGTCGCGGCCAACGCCATGGAACGTTGGTATTTCCAGCCTCGATACGACGGCATCGCGGTCAGCGAAGACGGCTTGGCGATGAAGATCAACGAGCGTGGCGTCGAACTGGTGGGTGAGAACGAACGGGTGTCCGGCGGAAAACGCACGATCACCCGTCGCGTCAACAAAGCCAGCCAAGCGTTCTGCCAAGAGTTCACCGACAAGTTCCCGGCGATCGCCGACCAGGTGCGGGTCTATGCCGAATTGCGTCAGCTGATGGACGTTTCGATCGCGGCAGCCTACATCCAGGAACAAGATTTCTACGGGCAAGCGGAATGGGCGATGCCGGTCCTGGGGAATGAATCGGCCCTGACCGTGCAAACCTACACCGCACCAGAACAGGTCGAAACAGCCGTCAACGCGGTGTGGCGCGGCAACACCTTGATGACTCCCCTGGGCGGTGGCGTGCAAATGATGCCCCGCAAAGCGCTGGCCAAAGAGACGTTGGTGGTCGATCGTGAAGGCCGAAACAACGAAGTTAAACAGTCCGCCGGCCCGTCCGATCTGAAGGACGGTCAATGGTGGTGGGACTGA
- the gnd gene encoding decarboxylating NADP(+)-dependent phosphogluconate dehydrogenase gives MSGDCDFGLIGLAVMGENLALNVESRGYKVAVYNRTTSKVDELIAGRAKGKNFVGTHSIEEFVKSVKRPRKLMMLVKAGPAVDAIIEQLLPHCEPGDIIIDGGNEYYVHTERRTKQVEEAGLLYVGCGVSGGEEGALKGPSLMPGGSAEAWPHIKEMFQSIAAKVGPKNDIPCCEWLGSGGAGNYVKMVHNGIEYGDMQLICEAYQLLRELGGLTNDELYDVFDQWNDGELQSYLIEITRDIFSVKDDQGGDGFLVDKIMDVAGAKGTGKWMSQLALDLGVPSTLVTTAVFARGLSAQKEARVRASETLNGPSESSNPEMRAIAQSLVGDRAEFVEAVRQALYASKIVSYAQGFVQLQAASEEHNWDLDYGAAALLWRGGCIIRAQFLDRIKEAFDADPKLENLLLAKYFEDAVENAQEKWRKVVAVASVMGIPVPAFSTALCYYDGYRLARLPANLLQAQRDYFGAHTYQRVDKEGTFHSEWLQLRKTPKA, from the coding sequence ATGAGCGGCGATTGCGATTTCGGTTTGATTGGTCTAGCAGTCATGGGCGAGAACTTGGCCCTGAACGTGGAAAGTCGCGGGTACAAGGTCGCCGTGTACAACCGCACGACCAGCAAGGTCGACGAGCTGATCGCCGGGCGTGCCAAAGGCAAAAACTTTGTCGGCACACACTCGATCGAGGAATTTGTCAAATCCGTCAAACGCCCCCGCAAACTGATGATGCTGGTCAAAGCCGGACCGGCCGTCGACGCCATCATCGAACAACTGCTGCCGCACTGTGAACCGGGCGACATCATCATCGACGGCGGCAACGAATACTACGTGCACACCGAGCGACGCACCAAGCAGGTCGAAGAAGCCGGGCTGCTGTATGTCGGATGCGGCGTCAGCGGCGGCGAAGAGGGGGCACTGAAGGGCCCCAGTTTGATGCCCGGCGGTTCGGCCGAAGCCTGGCCGCACATCAAAGAGATGTTCCAGTCGATCGCTGCCAAGGTCGGCCCCAAGAACGACATCCCTTGCTGTGAATGGTTGGGCAGCGGCGGTGCCGGCAACTACGTCAAAATGGTGCACAACGGCATCGAATACGGCGACATGCAGCTGATTTGCGAAGCCTACCAGTTGTTGCGTGAGCTGGGCGGATTGACCAACGACGAACTGTACGACGTCTTTGACCAGTGGAACGACGGCGAACTGCAGAGCTACCTGATCGAAATCACCCGCGACATCTTCAGCGTCAAAGATGACCAGGGCGGTGACGGTTTCCTGGTCGACAAGATCATGGACGTCGCCGGCGCCAAGGGCACGGGGAAATGGATGAGCCAGTTGGCGCTCGACTTGGGCGTCCCCAGCACGCTGGTCACGACCGCCGTCTTCGCCCGCGGTTTGTCGGCTCAGAAAGAGGCCCGCGTCCGAGCCAGCGAAACACTCAACGGCCCCTCGGAATCCTCCAACCCGGAAATGCGTGCGATCGCACAATCGCTGGTCGGCGATCGAGCCGAATTCGTCGAAGCCGTTCGCCAAGCCCTCTACGCATCAAAGATCGTTTCCTACGCTCAGGGCTTTGTCCAACTGCAGGCCGCTTCGGAGGAACACAATTGGGACCTGGACTACGGTGCCGCCGCACTGCTGTGGCGTGGCGGTTGCATCATTCGCGCCCAGTTCCTCGACCGCATCAAAGAAGCCTTCGATGCCGATCCGAAGTTGGAAAACCTGTTGCTGGCCAAGTACTTTGAAGACGCCGTCGAAAACGCCCAAGAAAAATGGCGCAAGGTCGTCGCGGTCGCTTCGGTGATGGGAATCCCCGTGCCGGCATTCAGCACCGCACTGTGCTACTACGACGGATACCGACTGGCCCGCTTGCCCGCCAATTTGTTGCAGGCTCAACGCGACTACTTCGGCGCCCACACCTACCAGCGGGTCGACAAGGAAGGCACCTTCCACAGCGAATGGTTGCAACTGCGCAAGACCCCCAAGGCGTAG